In the genome of Triticum urartu cultivar G1812 chromosome 5, Tu2.1, whole genome shotgun sequence, one region contains:
- the LOC125507186 gene encoding 4-hydroxyphenylacetaldehyde oxime monooxygenase-like: MDISLPLLLLAVILIPVVSYLLVTKRSTEEGRLKLPPGLKRVPCGATLAALGDAAGPVSLDEHVFCVADGVIAMVAYGSVYDAKAFSGKYERFQHVLQEAVDMSASFSAEDFFPNTAGRLLDRLAGIITRRERIFRDLDGFFEEVLEQHRDPARPRPESGGGDLVDALVRICEEHGFTRDHVKAVLLDAFIGGVDTSSVTILWAMSELIRKPQVLKKAQEEIRAVVAGNEQRVQPDDLPKLTYLKMVVKETLRLHPPITLLLPRETLRRVEIGGYDVPAGSRVLVNAWVIGRDPASWGQDAEEFKPERFEASGRHGKVDFRGAHLELMPFGAGRQICPALVMGAAGGGR, from the exons ATGGATATCTCACTACCCCTCCTCCTCCTAGCCGTCATCCTCATCCCCGTCGTCTCGTACCTGCTGGTGACGAAGCGCAGCACCGAGGAAGGGCGGCTGAAGCTGCCGCCGGGCCTGAAGCGAGTGCCG TGCGGGGCGACGCTGGCTGCCCTGGGCGACGCTGCGGGGCCGGTGTCGTTGGACGAGCACGTGTTCTGTGTCGCCGACGGCGTGATCGCCATGGTGGCGTACGGGAGCGTGTACGACGCAAAAGCGTTCTCGGGCAAGTACGAGCGGTTCCAGCACGTGCTACAGGAGGCCGTGGACATGTCGGCCAGCTTCTCCGCCGAGGACTTCTTCCCCAACACCGCCGGCCGCCTCCTCGACCGGCTCGCCGGCATCATCACGCGCCGGGAGAGGATCTTCAGAGACCTCGACGGCTTCTTCGAGGAAGTGCTGGAGCAGCATCGAGACCCCGCACGCCCCAGGCCGGAGAGCGGCGGCGGTGACCTGGTGGATGCCCTCGTCAGAATCTGCGAGGAGCATGGCTTCACGAGGGACCACGTCAAGGCTGTCCTCCTGGACGCGTTCATCGGCGGCGTCGACACAAGCTCTGTGACGATCCTGTGGGCGATGTCGGAGCTGATCCGGAAGCCGCAGGTGCTGAAGAAAGCGCAGGAGGAGATCAGGGCCGTGGTCGCCGGCAACGAGCAGCGGGTGCAGCCGGACGACCTGCCGAAGCTGACCTACCTGAAGATGGTCGTCAAAGAGACCCTGCGGCTGCACCCGCCGATTACGCTGCTTCTGCCGCGGGAGACGCTTCGGAGGGTGGAGATCGGCGGCTACGACGTGCCGGCGGGGTCGCGGGTGCTCGTGAACGCGTGGGTCATCGGGAGGGACCCCGCAAGCTGGGGGCAGGACGCGGAGGAGTTCAAGCCGGAGAGGTTCGAGGCCAGCGGGAGGCACGGCAAGGTGGACTTCCGTGGCGCTCACTTGGAACTGATGCCGTTCGGCGCCGGCCGGCAAATCTGCCCCGCACTGGTCATGGGAGCTGCCGGAGGAGGCCGGTAG